One Bremerella sp. JC817 DNA segment encodes these proteins:
- the lpxD gene encoding UDP-3-O-(3-hydroxymyristoyl)glucosamine N-acyltransferase encodes MLVAWGETRYISAIRTYKTRFGKDSTMGTTLAQLAELVDGKVFGDPKLKITGANIIRDAVSGEITLMDKPDQVGLLMENCQASAVLVREISDKLNIDGILVANVHEAFGKVIRFFQPWEQKQASGIHRSAIVSLAAVVDPTATIGAGSVISDGVVIGKNSVIHSGVHIQAGCHIGEDVTIFPGAVLYDRTEVGDRCIIHSAAVLGAYGFGYDSSTGRHILSAQLGNVILESDVEIGAGTTIDRGTYGSTQIGEGTKIDNQVMIGHNCRIGKHNLLCSQVGIAGSTTTGDYVVMAGQVGVRDHVHIGTGAQLGAKAGVGSDIPEGQQTIGIPAGPFKEVVAEHMAVKRLPDMRKTLKSLTKRIEQLEKEAAASAAPAIRKAS; translated from the coding sequence ATGTTGGTCGCCTGGGGGGAGACGCGTTACATTAGTGCGATCCGTACCTACAAGACCCGCTTTGGAAAGGATTCCACCATGGGCACGACGCTGGCGCAATTGGCCGAGCTCGTCGACGGCAAAGTCTTCGGCGATCCCAAACTGAAAATCACAGGCGCCAATATCATTCGCGATGCCGTGTCGGGTGAAATCACGCTGATGGACAAGCCTGACCAGGTCGGCTTGTTGATGGAGAACTGCCAGGCCTCGGCTGTGCTCGTTCGAGAGATCTCGGACAAACTGAACATCGACGGAATTCTGGTGGCCAACGTGCATGAAGCGTTCGGCAAAGTGATCCGTTTCTTCCAGCCGTGGGAACAGAAGCAAGCGAGCGGTATCCACCGCAGCGCGATTGTATCCCTGGCCGCTGTCGTCGATCCCACCGCCACCATTGGTGCCGGCAGCGTGATCAGCGATGGCGTGGTAATCGGCAAGAACTCGGTCATCCATAGCGGCGTTCACATTCAAGCAGGTTGCCACATCGGCGAAGACGTCACCATCTTCCCAGGCGCGGTCCTTTACGATCGGACCGAAGTGGGCGATCGCTGCATCATTCATTCGGCCGCCGTGCTGGGGGCTTACGGCTTCGGCTACGATTCGTCGACCGGCCGACACATTCTTTCCGCTCAACTTGGCAACGTGATTCTGGAATCGGACGTCGAAATCGGTGCCGGTACCACCATCGACCGCGGGACGTATGGATCGACCCAGATCGGCGAAGGGACCAAGATCGACAACCAGGTGATGATCGGCCACAACTGCCGCATCGGAAAGCATAACTTGCTTTGCTCGCAGGTCGGAATCGCCGGCAGCACCACGACTGGCGACTATGTCGTGATGGCAGGTCAGGTCGGTGTTCGCGATCACGTCCACATCGGTACCGGAGCTCAGCTTGGTGCCAAGGCAGGCGTTGGTTCCGATATTCCTGAAGGCCAGCAAACGATCGGCATTCCGGCTGGGCCGTTCAAAGAAGTTGTCGCCGAGCACATGGCAGTCAAACGCCTGCCAGACATGCGTAAGACGCTCAAATCGCTGACCAAGCGTATCGAACAACTGGAAAAGGAAGCTGCCGCCAGCGCCGCTCCTGCCATCCGCAAAGCTTCGTAA
- a CDS encoding site-2 protease family protein, translating to MDHLLFAASQGSGLFQYLGGAGSFLLGIIGLGIVIFVHELGHFLVAKACGVRCDKFYVGFDVPITIGPWTISALWKKQWGETEYGIGTIPLGGYVKMLGQDDNPGNSEEEQASTMIETTDAEGNTQKVVNPRSYTAKSVPQRMAIISAGVIFNLIFGVIFAAIAFNMGVSYTPAEIGWVQPGSPAWKAGIVPGDSIVGFSADGTIRPHVRFDKDMMVRIISNGTGSPMPFVVESPDGEKRVLDITPEEVSEESDRPTIGVAPMRNTEMLVAPTQLEMAYGKEIADSLHSGDMLIQINDEKIESFLTYQKYVANHPYEDLNLKLTRKGEGEDAKEEDVAVKLPTVPYRDSGLVMEMSPILAIREGSPAEKSGLLVGDKLVSINGEPVGNGFTLPSRETKWAGQTVEVVVLREGKEVTKSMQTAVPQGFSMGYYPGYEIGCETLGVSFNLGTVIAEVTPGSEAEKAGLVAGDEVLIVDFEGNSDAADEFNASLKIGSKKVPLTKDEIAWQAVQTTIQRAHPDTSVVLSVKKKSTGNAVNLAINTVASETEMLQNRYLHFQGVEKIQYASSVSDSLFLGVREVSEGMQQVVMVLRKIFSGEMRLSGLGGPATILAVATVESSHGIPRLLTFLTLISANLAVVNFLPIPVLDGGHMMFLLYEGIRGRAMNEKWMMRLTYIGLAMVLTLMLTVIFLDINRFSAWLPWG from the coding sequence GTGGATCACTTGCTGTTTGCGGCAAGCCAAGGATCAGGCCTGTTCCAATACCTAGGTGGCGCCGGATCGTTCCTGCTGGGCATCATTGGCCTCGGGATCGTCATCTTCGTCCACGAATTGGGACATTTTCTGGTAGCGAAGGCCTGTGGTGTTCGTTGCGACAAGTTCTATGTCGGCTTCGACGTACCGATCACCATTGGCCCCTGGACGATTTCGGCCCTGTGGAAAAAGCAGTGGGGCGAGACCGAATACGGGATCGGTACGATTCCGCTGGGTGGCTACGTGAAGATGCTGGGGCAGGACGACAATCCTGGCAACTCGGAAGAAGAGCAGGCCAGCACAATGATCGAAACGACCGACGCAGAAGGCAACACGCAGAAGGTCGTCAATCCTCGCAGCTATACCGCCAAGAGCGTTCCGCAGCGTATGGCCATCATTTCGGCCGGCGTGATCTTCAACCTGATCTTTGGTGTGATCTTCGCGGCGATCGCCTTCAACATGGGCGTTTCGTACACACCTGCCGAGATTGGTTGGGTTCAACCAGGTTCGCCTGCGTGGAAGGCTGGCATCGTCCCTGGCGATTCGATCGTTGGGTTTAGCGCCGATGGAACCATTCGTCCGCATGTGCGTTTCGACAAAGACATGATGGTTCGCATCATCTCGAACGGAACGGGTAGCCCGATGCCGTTCGTCGTTGAATCGCCCGATGGCGAGAAACGCGTTCTCGATATCACGCCAGAAGAGGTCTCGGAAGAATCGGACCGTCCGACCATCGGTGTGGCACCGATGCGCAACACCGAGATGCTGGTCGCTCCGACGCAGTTAGAAATGGCCTATGGCAAAGAAATCGCAGACAGCCTGCATTCGGGCGACATGCTGATTCAAATCAATGACGAAAAGATCGAGAGCTTCCTTACCTACCAGAAGTATGTCGCCAATCATCCTTACGAAGACCTCAACCTGAAGCTGACTCGTAAGGGTGAAGGGGAAGACGCCAAGGAAGAAGACGTTGCCGTCAAGCTGCCAACGGTTCCTTACCGTGACTCTGGTTTGGTCATGGAAATGAGTCCGATCCTGGCCATACGCGAAGGCTCGCCGGCTGAAAAGTCAGGCCTGCTCGTTGGCGACAAGCTGGTTTCGATCAATGGCGAACCAGTGGGCAACGGCTTTACTCTGCCAAGCCGAGAGACCAAGTGGGCTGGTCAAACGGTCGAAGTGGTCGTCCTTCGCGAAGGCAAGGAAGTGACCAAATCGATGCAGACGGCCGTTCCTCAAGGCTTCTCGATGGGCTATTACCCAGGCTACGAGATTGGCTGCGAAACGCTGGGCGTTTCCTTCAACCTGGGAACTGTGATCGCAGAAGTCACGCCCGGTAGCGAAGCTGAAAAAGCAGGCCTCGTGGCAGGCGATGAAGTTCTGATCGTTGACTTCGAGGGGAACAGCGACGCGGCCGACGAATTCAACGCCAGCCTGAAGATCGGCTCGAAGAAGGTCCCCCTGACGAAAGACGAAATCGCCTGGCAGGCAGTTCAGACGACCATCCAGCGTGCCCATCCTGACACCTCGGTTGTCTTGTCGGTGAAGAAGAAGTCGACTGGAAACGCGGTCAACCTGGCGATCAATACGGTCGCTTCGGAAACCGAGATGCTCCAAAATCGTTACTTGCACTTCCAAGGCGTCGAGAAGATTCAATACGCTTCGAGCGTCAGCGATTCGCTCTTCCTGGGCGTGCGTGAAGTGAGCGAAGGGATGCAGCAGGTCGTGATGGTGCTCCGCAAGATCTTCTCAGGCGAGATGCGTCTGAGTGGCCTCGGTGGCCCAGCAACGATCCTGGCCGTGGCAACCGTCGAATCGTCGCACGGTATTCCACGTCTGCTGACCTTCCTGACGCTGATCAGTGCCAACCTGGCCGTGGTAAACTTCCTGCCGATTCCGGTCCTGGACGGTGGTCACATGATGTTCCTGCTGTATGAAGGCATCCGTGGTCGCGCCATGAACGAGAAGTGGATGATGCGTCTGACCTACATCGGTCTGGCCATGGTCCTGACGTTGATGCTCACGGTGATCTTCCTCGACATCAACCGCTTTAGTGCCTGGCTGCCTTGGGGCTAA
- a CDS encoding class I SAM-dependent methyltransferase, whose amino-acid sequence MSRHIFLTLSLLLAFPLTTFAQKGVVDVNGHPTYKGREIAQTMHYAGAPWLIRESRQREEDCEKMLKNLGIKPGMTVCDMGCGNGFYSLKMAEMVGKEGKVLAVDIQPEMLRLLKARAEEQGIDNIELVLGDIDNPKLPEGKVDLILCVDVYHEFSHPVEMLRHMRKALKPDGVIALLEFRLEDPNVPIKLLHKMSKKQMNLEYESNGFEVVRQFDGLPWQHMVFYGKADEAAKPD is encoded by the coding sequence ATGTCGCGTCACATCTTCCTCACGCTTTCACTACTGCTCGCCTTCCCACTTACGACATTCGCTCAGAAGGGTGTCGTCGACGTCAACGGTCATCCGACCTACAAAGGACGCGAAATCGCCCAGACGATGCACTACGCAGGGGCGCCGTGGCTGATCCGCGAGAGCCGACAACGCGAAGAAGACTGCGAGAAGATGCTCAAGAACCTCGGCATCAAGCCGGGCATGACCGTGTGCGACATGGGCTGCGGCAACGGGTTCTATAGCCTGAAGATGGCGGAGATGGTCGGCAAGGAAGGCAAAGTCCTGGCCGTCGATATTCAGCCAGAGATGCTCCGCTTGCTCAAGGCCCGGGCCGAAGAGCAAGGGATCGACAACATCGAACTCGTTCTGGGCGACATCGACAATCCCAAGCTTCCTGAAGGCAAAGTCGACCTGATCTTATGCGTTGATGTTTATCACGAGTTTTCGCATCCGGTCGAAATGCTCCGGCACATGCGAAAGGCGCTCAAACCCGATGGCGTGATCGCCTTGCTCGAGTTTCGTCTGGAAGACCCGAACGTCCCGATCAAGTTGCTCCATAAGATGAGCAAGAAGCAGATGAATCTGGAATACGAATCGAACGGCTTCGAGGTCGTCCGCCAGTTCGATGGTCTGCCTTGGCAACACATGGTGTTCTATGGAAAAGCGGACGAAGCCGCGAAGCCGGACTAA
- the lpxI gene encoding UDP-2,3-diacylglucosamine diphosphatase LpxI (LpxI, functionally equivalent to LpxH, replaces it in LPS biosynthesis in a minority of bacteria.) — protein sequence MTDQSPVGLLAGWGNLPIVVAEAIRRSGRQVICAAVKDHADPVLEEICDATTWVGLGQLGKVKRHFLKHQVADATMAGKIHKVHLFDRAAVWKHLPDWFCLKTFAPQIIWGSGDRKDDTLLMAIVNGFDRQGITFLPATDFAPELLVNFGMIAGSRPNGKMFRDIEFGWEMAKELGRLDIGQSVAVKNQAVLALEAIEGTDACIRRAGELCKAGGFTVVKVSKPQQDMRFDVPTIGVGTLETMVVAGASTLVLEAEKTILLDEPAVLEFAKAHRLTILAVSEDRLAQFANSSEAA from the coding sequence ATGACAGACCAAAGTCCTGTAGGCTTGCTGGCGGGTTGGGGAAACCTGCCGATTGTCGTTGCGGAAGCGATCCGACGCAGCGGGCGTCAAGTGATTTGCGCGGCAGTCAAGGACCATGCCGATCCGGTTCTCGAAGAAATCTGCGATGCCACAACGTGGGTTGGCCTCGGCCAGCTTGGCAAAGTGAAGCGTCACTTTCTGAAGCACCAGGTCGCCGACGCCACGATGGCCGGCAAGATCCACAAGGTACACTTGTTTGATCGAGCCGCCGTCTGGAAGCACCTTCCTGATTGGTTTTGTTTGAAAACCTTCGCCCCGCAAATAATCTGGGGCTCAGGCGACCGCAAAGACGACACCCTTCTGATGGCGATCGTCAACGGATTTGATCGCCAAGGGATTACCTTCCTCCCCGCCACCGATTTCGCTCCGGAGTTGCTCGTGAATTTTGGCATGATCGCAGGCTCGCGTCCCAACGGAAAAATGTTTCGCGATATCGAGTTCGGCTGGGAAATGGCCAAAGAACTTGGTCGTCTCGATATTGGCCAAAGCGTGGCCGTGAAGAACCAGGCCGTGCTGGCCCTGGAAGCGATTGAAGGGACCGACGCGTGCATTCGTCGCGCTGGCGAGTTGTGCAAAGCAGGTGGGTTCACCGTGGTAAAGGTTTCCAAGCCGCAGCAAGACATGCGGTTCGATGTCCCCACGATCGGCGTCGGCACACTGGAAACGATGGTGGTTGCCGGGGCATCGACCCTGGTCCTGGAAGCGGAAAAAACCATTCTCCTCGACGAGCCTGCCGTGTTAGAATTTGCGAAAGCCCATCGTTTAACGATCCTTGCTGTCAGCGAAGATCGCCTCGCCCAGTTTGCTAACTCTTCGGAAGCGGCCTAG
- a CDS encoding HAD-IA family hydrolase: MILLDAVGTIIFPSPSVASAYQAAGRLAGINLDETTIRHRFREAIRRYSVQSFQTERGQSEPARTNETTERLRWQAIVQHVLSPPADRFEEVFDCLWNHFGQPENWQPFDDVSPALAILQSAGFQLGIASNFDSRLRPIVERYLGSFDLQLFISSEVGWVKPAPAFYQTVQSQVGIPVDQLFLIGDDLENDVVAPKREGWQAAYLSRKQEASAARPSGEFASLLEFAKAISQA, encoded by the coding sequence ATGATTCTTCTGGACGCGGTGGGCACGATCATCTTTCCCTCGCCATCGGTCGCCTCCGCTTATCAGGCGGCCGGACGCCTTGCTGGCATTAATCTGGACGAGACGACGATTCGCCACCGATTCCGTGAGGCGATCAGACGCTACAGCGTTCAGTCTTTTCAGACCGAGCGTGGCCAATCCGAACCGGCGCGGACGAACGAAACAACCGAGCGTCTTCGTTGGCAAGCGATCGTCCAGCATGTCCTTTCGCCACCGGCCGATCGTTTCGAAGAAGTGTTCGATTGCCTTTGGAATCACTTCGGACAGCCGGAAAATTGGCAGCCATTCGACGACGTCTCCCCTGCCCTGGCAATTCTTCAGTCGGCTGGCTTTCAGCTTGGGATCGCCTCGAACTTCGATAGCCGGCTTCGTCCGATCGTCGAGCGTTACCTCGGCTCGTTCGATCTGCAGCTCTTCATCTCTTCCGAAGTCGGCTGGGTGAAGCCAGCACCGGCTTTCTATCAAACGGTGCAGTCGCAAGTTGGCATCCCGGTGGATCAATTGTTTTTGATTGGTGATGACCTGGAAAACGACGTGGTAGCACCGAAGCGGGAAGGCTGGCAAGCTGCGTACCTTTCCCGCAAGCAAGAGGCTTCCGCTGCCCGACCTTCTGGGGAATTTGCTTCCCTGTTGGAGTTTGCCAAGGCAATCTCCCAGGCCTGA